Proteins encoded by one window of Rhodamnia argentea isolate NSW1041297 chromosome 6, ASM2092103v1, whole genome shotgun sequence:
- the LOC115741519 gene encoding probable alpha,alpha-trehalose-phosphate synthase [UDP-forming] 9 — MMLSRSCISLLDLASGDMMNFPHTPRNLPRVITVPGIISDIQEESTSSELNISLSKPQEKIIIVANFLPLNGQKDSESGKLSFSLDEDSLYLQMKDGFSTKANVIYVGSLKIDVDSSKQDEVAQELLEKFNCVPTFLPPEIQKRYYHGFCKQHLWPLFHYMLPMCPEIGNRFDRLLWQAYVSANKVFADKVVEVINPEEDYVWVQDYHLMVLPTFLRRRFNRVKLGFFLHSPFPSSEIYRTLPVREEILKALLNADLIGFHTFDYARHFLSCCSRMLGLKYESKRGYIGLEYLGRMIYIKILPVGIHMGRLKSALNHCSSAATAMEIQKQFQGKRIILGVDDTDIFKGISLKLLALEQLLRQRSDLQGQVVMVQIMNPARSTGKDVQEVKKEVYSTTDRINKTLGFPGYKPVILIDRPISFYEKSAYYASAECCIVNAVRDGMNLVPYKYIVCRQGSQIIDDALGVAAETPRTSMLVVSEFIGCSPSLSGAIRVNPWDVDAVANALNLAITMPAIEKQLRHEKHYRYVSSHDVAYWAHSFLQDLERSCKDHYRKRCWGIGFGLNFRILSLSPSFRKLSVETLVSSYKRTNSRAIFLDYDGTLVPQASITKTPSPNVISILNNLCDDSSNTVFLVSGRGRNSLGGWFSPCENLGIAAEHGYFMRWSREATWETDRLEVDFDWKRIVEPVMRLYTETTDGSYMETKESALVWHYEDADPDFGSFQAMELLDHLESVLTNEPVVVKKGQHIVEVKPQGVTKGLVAEKVLSTLNEGGKSPDFILCIGDDRSDEDMFESITSVVCSSSAPEVFACTVGQKPSKARYYLDDTIDVLTLLQGMAAASIIKSLCRREI; from the exons ATGATGCTGTCAAGATCTTGCATAAGTTTATTGGACTTGGCATCTGGGGACATGATGAATTTCCCTCATACTCCAAGGAACCTTCCGAGAGTGATAACAGTACCAGGAATTATTTCCGACATTCAAGAAGAAAGCACTAGCAGCGAGTTAAATATATCTTTGTCCAAGCCTCAGGAAAAGATAATAATAGTTGCAAACTTTCTGCCCCTGAATGGTCAGAAGGACTCAGAATCTGGCAAATTGAGTTTTAGTTTGGACGAAGACTCGCTTTATTTGCAAATGAAGGATGGATTCTCGACCAAGGCTAATGTGATTTATGTTGGGTCCTTGAAGATAGATGTAGATTCGAGCAAGCAAGATGAAGTTGCGCAGGAGTTGTTGGAGAAGTTCAATTGTGTTCCCACATTTCTGCCTCCGGAGATTCAGAAGAGATATTATCACGGATTCTGCAAGCAGCACTTGTGGCCTCTTTTCCATTACATGCTTCCCATGTGCCCAGAGATTGGCAATCGTTTCGACAGATTGCTTTGGCAGGCCTATGTTTCCGCTAATAAAGTATTTGCAGATAAGGTCGTGGAGGTGATAAATCCAGAAGAGGACTATGTGTGGGTTCAAGACTATCACCTCATGGTTTTGCCTACTTTTCTGAGGAGACGGTTCAATCGGGTTAAGCTCGGTTTCTTTCTCCACAGCCCATTCCCTTCATCAGAAATCTACCGTACTCTGCCCGTGAGAGAAGAAATACTGAAAGCACTCCTAAATGCAGATCTGATCggattccatacatttgattaTGCCcgtcattttctttcttgctgCAGTAGAATGTTGGGGTTAAAGTATGAGTCGAAGCGAGGTTACATCGGACTTGAATATCTGGGCCGGATGATCTACATTAAGATTTTGCCTGTCGGGATCCACATGGGAAGGCTAAAATCCGCGTTGAACCACTGCTCTTCCGCCGCCACAGCCATGGAAATTCAGAAACAGTTCCAGGGGAAAAGGATTATACTAGGGGTTGATGACACGGACATATTTAAAGGCATTAGTCTAAAGTTACTTGCCCTGGAGCAACTCCTGAGGCAGCGCTCAGATTTGCAAGGACAAGTGGTGATGGTTCAGATTATGAACCCTGCCAGGAGTACTGGGAAAGATGTTCAAGAAGTGAAGAAAGAGGTCTATTCAACTACCGACAGGATAAACAAAACGCTTGGTTTCCCAGGCTACAAGCCAGTAATTTTGATTGACCGTCCCATTTCCTTTTACGAGAAGAGCGCCTATTACGCTTCAGCAGAATGTTGCATTGTTAATGCCGTAAGAGATGGGATGAATCTGGTCCCTTACAAGTACATAGTCTGTAGGCAAGGGTCTCAAATAATTGACGATGCTTTGGGGGTAGCCGCTGAGACCCCTCGGACTAGCATGCTTGTAGTCTCTGAGTTCATCGGCTGCTCACCCTCGTTAAGTGGGGCCATCAGGGTTAATCCATGGGACGTTGATGCGGTCGCCAATGCGCTCAACTTAGCCATCACAATGCCTGCAATTGAGAAGCAGCTTAGGCATGAGAAGCATTATCGTTACGTCAGCTCCCACGATGTAGCATATTGGGCCCACAGCTTCTTGCAGGATTTGGAGAGATCATGCAAGGATCACTATAGAAAGCGTTGCTGGGGCATCGGTTTTGGCCTGAACTTCAGGATCTTGTCTCTGTCTCCGAGCTTTAGGAAACTATCTGTCGAAACTTTAGTCTCTTCTTATAAGAGAACTAATAGCAGAGCTATATTTCTGGATTATGATGGAACTTTGGTCCCTCAAGCTTCCATCACCAAGACCCCAAGCCCTAACGTCATCTCGATTCTGAATAATCTCTGCGACGATTCAAGCAACACCGTGTTCTTAGTTAGTGGCCGGGGGCGGAATTCTTTGGGTGGATGGTTTTCACCATGCGAGAATTTGGGTATAGCAGCCGAACACGGGTATTTCATGAG GTGGAGCAGGGAAGCAACTTGGGAAACTGATCGGTTGGAGGTGGATTTCGATTGGAAAAGGATTGTTGAACCCGTAATGAGGCTTTATACTGAGACTACCGATGGCTCCTATATGGAGACTAAGGAGAGCGCTTTGGTTTGGCACTATGAGGACGCCGACCCTGATTTCGGATCCTTCCAGGCCATGGAATTACTAGACCATCTTGAGAGCGTTCTCACAAACGAGCCTGTAGTTGTGAAGAAGGGTCAGCATATTGTTGAAGTGAAGCCACAG GGAGTGACCAAGGGCTTAGTGGCGGAGAAAGTTCTTTCCACTCTGAACGAAGGCGGGAAATCGCCAGATTTTATTTTGTGCATTGGGGATGATAGATCTGACGAGGACATGTTCGAGAGCATCACAAGCGTGGTCTGCAGTTCTTCAGCGCCAGAGGTTTTCGCGTGCACTGTAGGCCAGAAGCCGAGTAAAGCTCGGTACTACCTAGACGACACGATAGATGTTCTGACATTGCTTCAAGGCATGGCTGCTGCCTCAATTATAAAATCCTTATGCCGAAGAGAGATCTAG
- the LOC115741531 gene encoding uncharacterized protein LOC115741531, whose translation MRTERSAMAGSPDPISDHPSSASTCCFCFPRFRTRASPPASGLSFWERVGSSGHRRHDDAEGWWARGLRSLKKLREWSEIAAGPKWKTFIRRFNRRPHRHGRFNYDALDYALNFDEGQNGDVDEEGEKGTGFLNFSARFASLPGSIKSDPAKATATAPAVDLGRASEVPVFA comes from the coding sequence ATGAGGACGGAACGATCAGCCATGGCGGGGTCGCCCGACCCGATCTCCGATCATCCGTCGTCGGCCTCCACCTGCTGCTTCTGCTTCCCCCGCTTCCGCACCCGCGCGTCGCCTCCGGCCTCCGGATTGTCCTTCTGGGAGCGGGTGGGATCGAGCGGGCACCGCCGCCACGACGACGCCGAGGGCTGGTGGGCCCGCGGGCTCAGGTCCCTGAAGAAGCTCCGCGAGTGGTCCGAGATCGCCGCCGGCCCCAAGTGGAAGACCTTCATCCGGCGATTCAACCGGAGGCCGCACCGGCACGGGCGGTTCAACTACGACGCGCTGGATTACGCCCTCAACTTCGACGAGGGGCAGAACGGGGACGTCGACGAGGAGGGCGAGAAGGGCACCGGGTTCCTTAACTTCTCGGCCCGGTTCGCTTCCTTGCCCGGCTCGATCAAGTCGGACCCGGCGAAGGCGACGGCGACGGCCCCGGCGGTGGATTTAGGGAGGGCCTCGGAGGTGCCGGTTTTCGCGTAG
- the LOC115741525 gene encoding RING-H2 finger protein ATL47-like translates to MSRIVYERKQQDGSLTYALPQSPLTSSSSPYVMNYGTESTSPGASSSRISPALLLFIVILAAVVFISGLLHLLIRFLMRRPSTSIYDSNRSTESSDSHALQRQLQQLFRLHDCGLEQALVDALPVFYYKEIIGLKEPFDCAVCLCEFSHNDKLRLLPTCSHAFHISCIDTWLLSNSTCPLCRGSLVNTDLLAGRRALNVDDSWRLPSAFPIDVENSVHCGPKLAIDEEMGSQKRVFSVRLGKFRSLNEDEDSGEIKEETSSCCLDSRRCYSMGSYQYVEGDMDLQVALSTPCAHNKRVVSKNGNVRARQYRISPGDEEGKKISGRSRGESFSVSKIWLWSKNGTGPSFPNAHVVVTRQPAGAPKDGKIQEV, encoded by the coding sequence ATGTCTAGGATTGTGTATGAGAGGAAGCAACAAGATGGAAGCTTGACGTATGCTCTTCCTCAGTCGCCTCTCACTTCATCGTCAAGTCCTTACGTCATGAACTATGGCACAGAATCTACTTCTCCGGGAGCATCTTCCTCTCGAATTAGCCCCGCACTACTCCTGTTCATAGTAATTCTAGCTGCTGTCGTCTTCATTTCCGGTCTGCTTCATCTGCTCATCAGATTCCTCATGAGGAGGCCATCCACATCCATCTATGACTCCAATAGGTCCACTGAGAGCTCGGACTCTCATGCCCTTCAGAGGCAGCTTCAGCAGCTCTTCCGTTTGCACGATTGCGGCCTTGAACAAGCTCTGGTAGATGCTTTGCCCGTTTTCTACTACAAAGAGATCATCGGTTTGAAGGAACCATTTGATTGTGCTGTTTGTTTGTGTGAATTCTCCCACAATGACAAGCTCAGGTTGCTTCCCACGTGCAGCCATGCTTTTCATATAAGTTGCATCGACACATGGCTTCTTTCCAATTCAACATGCCCGCTTTGTCGAGGGTCTCTCGTGAACACGGATCTCTTGGCTGGCCGGCGAGCACTCAACGTAGATGATTCTTGGAGATTGCCCAGTGCATTTCCCATTGATGTGGAGAATTCAGTTCATTGTGGTCCAAAACTAGCTATAGATGAAGAAATGGGCAGCCAAAAGAGGGTCTTTTCTGTGAGGCTTGGTAAGTTTAGGAGCTTAAACGAGGACGAAGATAGCGGAGAGATAAAAGAAGAGACTAGTAGTTGCTGTTTGGACTCGAGAAGATGCTATTCAATGGGTTCATATCAGTATGTGGAGGGCGATATGGATCTGCAAGTTGCTTTATCCACTCCTTGCGCGCACAACAAGAGGGTTGTTTCGAAGAATGGAAATGTGAGAGCGCGGCAATATCGGATCTCTCCCGGGGATGAGGAGGGGAAGAAGATTAGCGGGAGGTCAAGAGGAGAAAGCTTCTCTGTTTCCAAAATCTGGCTTTGGTCTAAGAACGGCACAGGCCCGAGTTTTCCAAATGCTCATGTTGTTGTCACCCGTCAACCGGCGGGAGCACCGAAGGATGGTAAAATCCAGGAAGTTTGA
- the LOC115741526 gene encoding WAT1-related protein At5g40240-like has translation MEAKPWLLRWLPLAAMVAIECLDVGLTTLSKAAMSRGMSRFVFLFYANALASLLLFPLSFLRREKRPPLTFSVLCKFFFLALVGITAMQNCVFAGVSYSSPTLASAMGNLVPAFTFLLAVSFRIEILNFRSSRSQIKILGTVVSISGALIVTLYKGPVIGGGISAIPYPDESLPPSQPSKALSADVTNWVIGAMFLAAASLSLATWNTAQAAVLKSYPSEVTLVTFCCFFGTLQCAVVALIAERDPKAWILRPSIELIAVIYTAIVGNVVTFCVCSWCIHNKGPIFVAMFKPLSIGIAAIMGAIFLGDTLHVGSIVGAIVIVAGFYGVIWAMSQEEEDGRNCASGELQSPSQKTPLLDSHVYIN, from the exons ATGGAAGCGAAGCCGTGGCTGCTGCGATGGCTTCCGTTGGCGGCGATGGTGGCGATCGAGTGCCTCGACGTGGGCCTGACGACGCTGAGCAAAGCCGCCATGTCCAGAGGGATGAGCCgcttcgtcttcctcttctACGCCAACGCCCtcgcctccctcctcctcttccctctctccttcctccGCAG GGAGAAGAGGCCTCCCCTTACCTTCTCGGTGCTCTGCAAGTTCTTCTTCCTTGCTCTCGTTGG GATAACGGCGATGCAGAACTGTGTGTTCGCTGGAGTTAGCTACAGTTCGCCCACGCTTGCTTCCGCTATGGGAAATTTAGTACCTGCTTTCACCTTTTTGCTAGCGGTTAGCTTCAG GATTGAAATATTGAACTTCAGGAGCTCAAGAAGCCAAATTAAGATTCTTGGCACCGTGGTGTCCATTTCTGGAGCATTAATTGTGACACTGTATAAAGGTCCTGTAATTGGCGGCGGCATATCTGCTATTCCTTACCCTGATGAGAGCTTACCTCCATCACAACCCAGCAAAGCTTTGTCGGCCGACGTCACTAATTGGGTTATTGGTGCCATGTTCCTGGCAGCCGCTAGTTTATCTTTGGCAACATGGAATACGGCTCAG GCAGCAGTTCTGAAATCGTATCCATCGGAGGTGACCTTGGTCACCTTCTGCTGCTTCTTTGGGACTCTTCAATGTGCAGTAGTTGCTCTAATTGCAGAAAGAGATCCAAAAGCTTGGATTCTAAGGCCCAGTATTGAGCTCATTGCAGTCATCTACACA GCTATAGTTGGGAATGTGGTGACCTTTTGCGTTTGCTCCTGGTGCATACACAACAAAGGTCCTATTTTTGTGGCAATGTTTAAACCCCTAAGCATTGGTATAGCTGCCATTATGGGTGCCATCTTCCTTGGTGATACCCTCCATGTCG GCAGTATCGTAGGAGCTATTGTCATTGTGGCTGGCTTTTATGGGGTTATATGGGCGATGtctcaagaagaagaggatggtAGAAATTGCGCAAGTGGTGAGCTGCAATCACCTTCCCAGAAAACCCCGTTACTCGACAGCCATGTTTATATAAATTAA
- the LOC115741528 gene encoding rac-like GTP-binding protein ARAC8 → MAANASRFIKCVTVGDGAVGKTCMLICYTSNKFPTDYIPTVFDNFSANVVVEGITVNLGLWDTAGQEDYNRLRPLSYRGADVFVLAFSLVSRASYENVLKKWIPELQHHAPGIPIVLVGTKMDLRDDKHYLSDHPGLVPVTTSQGEELRKQIGANYYIECSSKTQQNVKAVFDAAIRVVIKPPQKQKERKKKKPRRGCFVNILCGRSFACLK, encoded by the exons ATGGCTGCGAACGCATCAAGATTCATCAAGTGCGTCACTGTGGGCGATGGGGCTGTGGGCAAGACTTGCATGCTTATCTGCTACACCAGCAACAAGTTCCCAACT GACTACATACCCACAGTGTTTGATAATTTCAGCGCTAATGTAGTGGTTGAAGGCATCACTGTCAACTTGGGTCTTTGGGACACAGCTG GGCAGGAGGATTACAATAGATTAAGGCCCTTGAGCTATAGAGGAGCTGATGTCTTTGTCTTGGCCTTTTCTTTAGTTAGCCGTGCTAGTTATGAGAATGTCCTGAAGAAG TGGATCCCAGAACTCCAGCATCATGCTCCAGGCATTCCTATTGTCCTTGTGGGAACCAAAATGG ATCTTCGTGATGATAAACACTATTTGTCTGATCATCCTGGACTTGTTCCTGTGACCACTTCTCAA GGTGAGGAACTGCGCAAACAGATTGGTGCCAACTATTACATAGAGTGCAGCTCAAAAACTCAGCAG AATGTTAAGGCAGTCTTTGATGCTGCAATCAGGGTAGTGATTAAACCACCGCAGAAGCaaaaggagaggaagaagaaaaaaccacgTCGAGGATGTTTTGT GAACATCCTTTGCGGTAGGAGCTTCGCATGTCTGAAGTGA